A part of Rhopalosiphum maidis isolate BTI-1 chromosome 3, ASM367621v3, whole genome shotgun sequence genomic DNA contains:
- the LOC113557524 gene encoding uncharacterized protein LOC113557524: MHQNNNSNMVRVVVYIGFVVYVMALATTCCCHPVTSSEVESIARPTRPKTFGSPDELRSYLDQLGQYLAVVSRPRFGKRKPTFPSIPSAITTPRLQQYIDHQRMLNNLINREDDETYKLQYKPAAIRNSKDLYDMLFTTRRENGNNDHHQYYLMQQDVTNADIGLDSN; encoded by the exons ATGCATCAAAATAACAATTCTAACATGGTCAGAGTAGTTGTCTATATTGGATTTGTCGTCTATGTCATGGCCTTGGCCACAACGTGTTGCTGTCATCCCGTAACGTCTTCTGAGGTGGAAAGCATAGCTCGACCAACACGGCCTAAAACTTTCGGTTCACCAGATGAATTACGTTCGTACCTAGACCAGTTAGGACAGTACTTGGCAGTGGTTTCTCGTCCGag gtttggAAAAAGGAAACCTACGTTTCCAAGCATCCCGTCCGCTATCACAACACCGAGATTACAGCAGTACATCGACCATCAACGGATGCTTAACAATCTTATAAACCGAGAAGACGACGAGacctataaattacaatacaagCCGGCGGCTATAAGAAATTCAAAAGATTTGTATGACATGTTGTTTACGACACGCCGCGAAAACGGCAATAATGACCACCATCAATACTATTTAATGCAACAAGATGTAACGAATGCAGACATTGGTTtagattcaaattaa